The proteins below come from a single Corylus avellana chromosome ca3, CavTom2PMs-1.0 genomic window:
- the LOC132174038 gene encoding metalloendoproteinase 1-MMP, which yields MFFFFLLLFLLSLSRPSFPATTPAPPPVTSTVITVDAHIATWHDFAKFLDAGKGSHVSGMCELKRYFNRFGYLPIPDNNFTDVFDTQLESAVVLYQKKLGLPVTGKLDSDTISAIMSPRCGMSDTSHALHKTRHFAYFYGKPRWLRSPPMMLTYAFSLDDMIDYLSLWEIRTVFRRAFSRWESVIPVNFTETGDYQSADIRIGFYRGDHGDGEPFDGVLGVLAHAFSPQNGRLHLDAAETWAVDFKSDKSKAAVDLESVATHEIGHVLGLAHSSVREAVMYPSLSPRTKKVDLKIDDVEGVQALYGSNPNFKFSSLLESENSLNQANIGPDSRFSDWTIHLALLL from the exons atgttcttcttcttcctcctcctcttccttctctctctttcccgcCCTTCCTTTCCCGCCACAACCCCTGCACCACCGCCAGTCACTTCAACTGTCATAACCGTCGATGCCCATATCGCCACGTGGCACGACTTCGCCAAGTTCCTAGACGCCGGGAAGGGCAGCCACGTCAGCGGCATGTGTGAGCTCAAGAGGTACTTCAACCGTTTTGGTTACCTCCCGATACCCGACAACAACTTCACCGATGTCTTCGACACCCAGTTAGAATCGGCGGTTGTTCTTTACCAGAAGAAGCTCGGATTGCCGGTCACCGGAAAGCTCGACTCCGATACCATATCGGCTATCATGTCGCCCAGGTGCGGGATGAGCGACACCTCGCATGCGTTGCATAAGACCCGTCACTTCGCGTATTTTTACGGTAAGCCTCGGTGGCTCCGGTCGCCGCCGATGATGCTGACGTACGCTTTCTCCCTGGACGACATGATTGATTACCTGAGCTTGTGGGAGATTCGGACGGTCTTTCGGCGTGCCTTCTCGCGGTGGGAATCGGTGATTCCGGTGAATTTTACCGAGACGGGGGATTACCAATCGGCGGATATTCGAATCGGGTTTTATCGGGGGGATCACGGTGACGGGGAGCCGTTTGATGGGGTGCTGGGAGTGCTGGCGCATGCTTTCTCGCCACAGAACGGGAGGCTCCACCTGGACGCAGCGGAGACGTGGGCCGTTGATTTCAAATCAGATAAGTCCAAGGCGGCCGTTGACTTGGAATCAGTGGCTACACATGAGATTGGTCATGTACTTGGGCTAGCGCATAGTTCGGTGCGGGAGGCTGTAATGTATCCAAGCCTGAGCCCTCGGACTAAGAAGGTTGACCTCAAGATTGATGACGTGGAGGGCGTCCAGGCACTTTATGGGtcaaaccctaatttcaaattTAGCTCTTTGTTGGAGTCGGAAAATTCTCTTAACCAAGCCAATATTGGCCCAGACTCAAGATTCTCTGACTGGACCATTCATTTGGCACtctt gtTATAG
- the LOC132175573 gene encoding protein NONRESPONDING TO OXYLIPINS 2, mitochondrial-like isoform X2, protein MASTCNRIFSRASVSSIKSAIKSNIRTSPLAKSATPTSPRFPLPSTSTSPPRRRFSLSRSPAELGSVQSILPLHSAVAAARMTSCLSTSSRNCRALSQELGLSVPR, encoded by the exons atggcTTCAACCTGCAACAGAATCTTCAGCAGAGCATCCGTATCGTCCATCAAATCCGCCATCAAATCCAACATCCGTACATCTCCCCTCGCCAAATCCGCCACTCCCACCTCTCCGCGCTTCCCTCTCCCCTCCACGTCTACTTCCCCTCCTCGTCGCCGATTCTCACTCTCCAG GTCTCCAGCGGAACTGGGAAGCGTTCAGTCGATCTTGCCGCTGCACAGCGCGGTGGCGGCGGCTCGAATGACGTCGTGCCTAAGCACATCATCGAGGAATTGTCGAGCGCTCTCGCAGG
- the LOC132175573 gene encoding protein NONRESPONDING TO OXYLIPINS 2, mitochondrial-like isoform X3 has product MASTCNRIFSRASVSSIKSAIKSNIRTSPLAKSATPTSPRFPLPSTSTSPPRRRFSLSRSPAELGSVQSILPLHSAVAAARMTSCLSTSSRNCRALSQDGIDGT; this is encoded by the exons atggcTTCAACCTGCAACAGAATCTTCAGCAGAGCATCCGTATCGTCCATCAAATCCGCCATCAAATCCAACATCCGTACATCTCCCCTCGCCAAATCCGCCACTCCCACCTCTCCGCGCTTCCCTCTCCCCTCCACGTCTACTTCCCCTCCTCGTCGCCGATTCTCACTCTCCAG GTCTCCAGCGGAACTGGGAAGCGTTCAGTCGATCTTGCCGCTGCACAGCGCGGTGGCGGCGGCTCGAATGACGTCGTGCCTAAGCACATCATCGAGGAATTGTCGAGCGCTCTCGCAGG
- the LOC132175573 gene encoding protein NONRESPONDING TO OXYLIPINS 2, mitochondrial-like isoform X1, with protein MASTCNRIFSRASVSSIKSAIKSNIRTSPLAKSATPTSPRFPLPSTSTSPPRRRFSLSRSPAELGSVQSILPLHSAVAAARMTSCLSTSSRNCRALSQGTLCCTSPDL; from the exons atggcTTCAACCTGCAACAGAATCTTCAGCAGAGCATCCGTATCGTCCATCAAATCCGCCATCAAATCCAACATCCGTACATCTCCCCTCGCCAAATCCGCCACTCCCACCTCTCCGCGCTTCCCTCTCCCCTCCACGTCTACTTCCCCTCCTCGTCGCCGATTCTCACTCTCCAG GTCTCCAGCGGAACTGGGAAGCGTTCAGTCGATCTTGCCGCTGCACAGCGCGGTGGCGGCGGCTCGAATGACGTCGTGCCTAAGCACATCATCGAGGAATTGTCGAGCGCTCTCGCAGGGTACACTCTGCTGCACCTCTCCAGACCTCTAA